Proteins encoded in a region of the Methanobrevibacter millerae genome:
- a CDS encoding GNAT family N-acetyltransferase yields MNITIKEINNNDAEINLAKCFLFNQIKKVYGIGRNPKFHYDIDQLKEYYILPSRNNFYVAWDGDNIVATAAVRAYDKDYEMFKGVYSNDDTASIWRLMVDEDYRRQGLARNLVDVMEDFARKKSYDKMYLHTHRYLDGALSFWKSLGYEITVEEDDYDETSHMIKNL; encoded by the coding sequence ATGAATATTACAATTAAAGAAATTAACAATAATGATGCAGAAATAAATCTTGCTAAATGCTTCTTATTTAATCAAATTAAAAAAGTTTATGGAATCGGTAGAAATCCTAAGTTTCATTATGACATTGATCAATTAAAAGAATACTATATTTTGCCTTCCAGAAATAATTTTTATGTTGCTTGGGATGGTGATAATATAGTAGCAACAGCCGCTGTGCGGGCTTATGATAAAGATTATGAAATGTTCAAAGGGGTATACTCTAATGATGATACTGCCAGTATATGGAGATTGATGGTTGATGAAGATTATAGAAGACAGGGTCTTGCCCGAAATCTTGTAGATGTAATGGAGGATTTTGCACGTAAAAAATCTTATGATAAAATGTATCTTCACACACACAGGTATCTTGATGGAGCTTTATCATTCTGGAAATCTTTAGGTTATGAGATAACTGTCGAAGAAGATGATTATGACGAAACTAGTCATATGATAAAAAATTTATAA
- a CDS encoding ABC transporter permease, which produces MIRKKQVNEKEQWFLFRANLRTKTFIIIGISALVIVSILISSLFIGEIPTSFTSANQMPSFAHLFGTDWMGRDMFQRTVAGLGLSLTVGIVASLVSTLISIILGLFSSFNRFADEAVASIIDLFGSIPHILLIILISIMFGGGTIGVIMGVGLTHWTPLARVLRSEVKEIKTKEYIHLAENLGKSKIWIATKHILPLIISQIIVGVILMFPHAIMHEAAITFLGFGLPPHEPAIGVILSESMHYLSSGYWWLAFYPGLSLLIVVLLFDLIGENVEKLLNPETAQE; this is translated from the coding sequence ATGATTAGGAAAAAACAAGTTAATGAAAAGGAACAATGGTTTTTGTTTAGAGCTAATCTTAGAACTAAGACTTTCATAATCATTGGAATTTCTGCATTGGTCATAGTCAGTATTTTGATTTCAAGTTTGTTCATTGGCGAAATTCCAACAAGTTTCACCAGTGCTAATCAGATGCCTTCTTTCGCTCATCTGTTCGGAACTGATTGGATGGGTAGAGATATGTTTCAGCGAACTGTTGCAGGTCTTGGATTAAGCTTAACTGTTGGTATTGTTGCTTCATTAGTAAGTACTTTAATTTCTATTATTTTAGGATTATTTTCAAGTTTCAATAGATTTGCCGATGAGGCTGTTGCAAGTATCATTGATTTATTTGGTTCAATACCTCACATACTTTTGATTATTCTTATTTCAATCATGTTTGGTGGAGGAACAATTGGGGTAATCATGGGTGTTGGTTTGACTCATTGGACTCCTCTTGCAAGAGTGCTCAGGTCTGAAGTAAAAGAAATTAAGACTAAAGAATATATCCATTTGGCTGAAAATCTGGGAAAATCAAAAATTTGGATTGCAACTAAGCATATTTTGCCATTGATTATCTCTCAAATAATTGTGGGTGTTATTTTAATGTTTCCTCATGCTATTATGCACGAAGCGGCCATAACATTTTTAGGATTTGGTTTGCCTCCTCATGAGCCTGCAATTGGAGTAATATTGTCAGAATCAATGCACTATTTATCTTCTGGATATTGGTGGTTGGCATTTTATCCTGGTTTGTCTTTATTGATAGTTGTGTTGCTATTTGATTTGATTGGGGAAAATGTTGAAAAATTACTAAATCCTGAAACAGCACAAGAATAA
- a CDS encoding ABC transporter permease: protein MLNRKGIIKFFSYKLLRFIILMIAVAIFSFILLDLSPINPVTVYLKGAAVSEAQRTILNQYFGVGVPLHIKIYHWLLNLIQGDLGTSLIYRAPVIDVITQKFIASLALMTLSWIFSGIIGFALGVVAGKNKGSWIDKAVKVYCYAIQSAPSFWVGMLILMVFAVYLGLFPIGFGVPIGVSSTDASFMDWASRLVLPTLTLSLVGLAPIAMYTRNELIQVLSSDYVLFAKSRGEKGWNLVKNHGIRNILLPAVTLQFLSFSELFGGAVLVEQVFSYPGIGQTAVAAGLQSDVPLFLGIVLFSAVFVFVGNLLADISYYFIDPRIKENEFND, encoded by the coding sequence ATTTTGAATAGAAAAGGAATAATTAAATTTTTTAGTTATAAATTATTGCGTTTTATAATTTTGATGATTGCTGTTGCAATTTTTAGTTTTATATTGTTAGATTTATCCCCTATTAATCCAGTAACTGTTTATTTGAAAGGTGCTGCTGTATCTGAAGCTCAAAGGACTATTTTAAATCAATATTTTGGTGTGGGCGTCCCATTACATATTAAAATTTATCATTGGTTATTAAATTTAATACAAGGAGACTTAGGAACATCTTTAATATATCGTGCACCGGTCATTGATGTAATCACTCAGAAATTCATTGCTTCTCTCGCATTGATGACTTTATCATGGATATTTAGTGGAATCATTGGATTCGCACTAGGTGTTGTTGCAGGTAAAAATAAAGGATCCTGGATAGATAAAGCCGTAAAAGTATATTGTTATGCAATTCAATCTGCTCCATCATTTTGGGTTGGTATGCTTATATTAATGGTATTCGCAGTATATTTGGGATTATTCCCAATTGGGTTTGGAGTTCCGATTGGTGTAAGCAGTACTGATGCATCATTTATGGATTGGGCATCAAGGCTTGTCCTTCCGACTTTAACATTAAGTTTGGTTGGTTTAGCACCTATAGCAATGTATACTCGTAATGAATTAATTCAAGTATTGTCCTCTGATTATGTATTATTTGCAAAATCAAGAGGTGAAAAAGGTTGGAATTTAGTAAAAAACCATGGAATTAGAAATATTTTACTTCCAGCGGTTACATTGCAATTTTTATCTTTCAGTGAATTATTTGGTGGTGCGGTACTTGTAGAACAAGTATTTTCATATCCGGGAATTGGACAAACCGCTGTTGCAGCGGGTCTTCAAAGCGATGTTCCACTGTTTTTAGGTATTGTGCTTTTCAGTGCTGTGTTTGTTTTTGTAGGTAATTTGCTTGCAGATATTTCTTATTACTTTATAGATCCAAGAATTAAGGAGAATGAGTTCAATGATTAG
- a CDS encoding ABC transporter substrate-binding protein, translating to MDKKIIIGGIVVLLIVIVGAFAFMGNSHHDDDPTHLVVAAHSNIKEPKAGFNPLTGWGCGHQNYNPLIQSCLFKTDSNGTIVPDIATDYSISSDGKTWTVNLRNDIKFSDNSTLNAEDVAFTFNTAKETESELDLTNLANATAVNDTCVQFNLVEPRSTFIYDLRYVGIVPSDTYNQSTYGEHPIGSGPYVLDHWDKGQQAIFKINDNYYGEKPYFTQITMLFPEESTWLELAKSKDVDVVPVATSALNQTVDGYQFVEKSAGRAQGVSLPYLEDTGVVYNGSMKVGNNVTADKSIREALNVGINRTEIVNSVFSGHATPEFTGVDTRDYANNQSKVADGNVEQAKQILAQGGWTDTDGDGIVEKNGTKASFDLYYPPDYLDRQSLSTVFAEQAKQLGIEVKLVGADWDTIYANMYSSAALMQQTSPDPYKSIYQQYHSKEMDGFYMNPNLYNDSASDALMEKAMASNDFNQANSLWAESALVNGHGWGPAGDAPWVWIANYDYNYFIKDGIDIGNQPDGLGNDILINICEWKRA from the coding sequence ATGGACAAAAAGATAATAATTGGTGGAATTGTAGTTCTATTAATTGTTATTGTGGGTGCTTTTGCATTTATGGGCAATTCTCATCATGATGATGACCCAACTCATTTGGTTGTGGCTGCTCACAGTAACATTAAAGAACCAAAAGCGGGTTTCAATCCTCTGACTGGTTGGGGATGTGGACATCAGAACTATAATCCATTAATACAAAGTTGTTTATTTAAAACAGATAGTAATGGAACTATTGTTCCTGATATAGCAACTGATTATTCAATCAGTAGTGATGGAAAAACTTGGACTGTAAACTTAAGAAATGATATTAAATTTTCCGATAACTCTACTTTAAATGCTGAAGATGTAGCATTCACATTCAATACTGCTAAAGAAACTGAATCTGAATTGGATTTAACAAACTTGGCTAATGCAACTGCTGTAAATGATACATGTGTTCAGTTTAACTTGGTTGAACCTAGATCAACATTCATATATGATTTAAGATATGTTGGTATTGTACCTTCAGACACTTATAACCAGAGTACTTATGGTGAACACCCTATTGGATCAGGCCCATATGTATTGGATCATTGGGATAAAGGCCAACAAGCAATATTTAAAATAAATGATAATTATTATGGCGAAAAACCATACTTTACTCAAATTACTATGTTATTCCCTGAAGAATCAACATGGTTAGAACTAGCTAAATCTAAAGATGTGGATGTAGTGCCTGTTGCAACTTCCGCATTGAATCAAACTGTTGACGGATACCAATTTGTTGAAAAATCAGCAGGTAGAGCACAAGGTGTATCCTTACCATACCTTGAAGATACTGGAGTTGTATATAATGGTTCTATGAAGGTAGGTAATAATGTAACTGCGGATAAATCTATTCGTGAAGCTTTAAATGTTGGTATTAATCGTACTGAAATTGTTAATTCTGTATTTTCAGGACATGCTACTCCTGAATTTACTGGTGTTGACACTAGGGATTATGCAAATAATCAAAGTAAAGTCGCTGACGGTAATGTTGAACAAGCAAAACAAATTTTAGCTCAGGGTGGCTGGACAGATACTGATGGTGATGGAATTGTTGAGAAGAATGGTACTAAAGCATCATTTGACTTATACTATCCTCCAGATTATCTTGACAGACAATCCTTATCCACAGTTTTCGCTGAACAGGCAAAACAGTTAGGAATTGAAGTAAAACTTGTTGGAGCTGATTGGGATACAATCTATGCAAATATGTATAGCTCTGCTGCTTTAATGCAACAAACTTCTCCAGACCCTTATAAATCAATTTACCAACAATACCACAGTAAAGAAATGGATGGTTTCTATATGAACCCTAATTTATATAATGATTCCGCATCTGATGCTTTAATGGAAAAAGCTATGGCTTCAAATGATTTCAATCAAGCTAATAGTTTATGGGCGGAATCTGCTCTTGTAAATGGTCATGGTTGGGGACCAGCTGGTGATGCTCCATGGGTATGGATTGCTAACTATGATTACAATTACTTCATTAAAGATGGAATTGATATTGGAAACCAACCTGATGGTTTAGGAAATGATATTTTAATTAATATTTGTGAATGGAAAAGAGCTTAA
- a CDS encoding 4Fe-4S double cluster binding domain-containing protein: MSFSNKLKKFLLKNGADEVGFANINNFTPKNKLNIGVVFYITYPKEIIRRMVNAPTQEYVDELVSLNTRLDALGMKCEEYLIENGYEAYAQTKKRLGTDFGENNSFELPHKTIATRAGLGWIGKSALFTTLKYGSALRLSSVLTNAPLDVGIPITKSKCGKCMECKNACLGGAISGKEWNYKLKRNDFYDDKKCEKYALKISYENLGKEDTVCGKCIFACPHTQKYIKKS, from the coding sequence ATGTCATTTTCAAACAAATTAAAAAAATTTTTATTAAAAAATGGTGCAGATGAAGTAGGCTTTGCCAACATAAATAATTTTACTCCTAAAAATAAATTAAATATTGGTGTGGTCTTTTATATTACTTATCCGAAAGAAATAATTAGAAGAATGGTAAATGCGCCAACCCAAGAATATGTAGATGAATTAGTGAGCTTAAACACCAGATTAGATGCTTTGGGAATGAAATGCGAAGAATATTTGATTGAAAATGGTTATGAAGCATATGCGCAAACCAAAAAAAGATTAGGTACTGATTTTGGCGAAAATAATTCCTTTGAATTACCTCACAAAACAATAGCAACACGTGCAGGCTTAGGTTGGATTGGAAAATCAGCACTTTTTACAACATTAAAATACGGATCCGCTTTAAGACTATCATCAGTTTTAACCAATGCCCCATTAGATGTTGGAATACCAATTACTAAATCAAAATGTGGAAAATGCATGGAATGTAAGAATGCATGTCTTGGAGGGGCAATAAGTGGGAAAGAATGGAATTACAAATTAAAAAGAAACGATTTTTATGATGATAAAAAATGTGAAAAATATGCTCTAAAAATTTCTTATGAAAATTTAGGAAAAGAGGATACAGTATGTGGAAAATGCATTTTCGCCTGCCCACATACACAAAAATACATTAAAAAATCATAA
- a CDS encoding GNAT family N-acetyltransferase — protein MNVIIKELSNDKNLIKNVQEFLFYQIEKEFGYGYVPEWHQDIIDLENYYINPERNNFFVAFNSKTNEIIATIGIRAYDKDFTEFKNIYSSKSTSSIWRLFVDEKYRRCGLASKMFGVAETFANQQDYDFIYLHTHRTLNGALEFWTKMGFVITIDAGDELETVHMDKKIMGIEITSPSSTFNYALEL, from the coding sequence ATGAATGTAATAATCAAGGAATTATCTAATGATAAAAATTTAATAAAAAATGTTCAGGAATTTTTATTTTATCAAATAGAAAAAGAATTTGGCTATGGGTATGTTCCTGAGTGGCATCAAGATATTATTGACTTAGAAAACTATTATATCAATCCTGAAAGGAATAATTTTTTTGTTGCATTCAATAGTAAAACAAATGAAATTATAGCAACTATTGGAATCAGGGCTTATGATAAAGATTTCACTGAATTTAAAAATATTTATTCCAGTAAATCTACTTCAAGCATTTGGAGATTATTTGTTGACGAAAAATATAGGCGTTGTGGTTTGGCTTCTAAAATGTTTGGTGTAGCTGAGACTTTTGCTAATCAACAGGATTATGATTTCATTTATTTGCATACTCATAGGACATTGAATGGAGCTCTTGAATTTTGGACGAAAATGGGTTTTGTTATTACTATAGATGCTGGTGACGAACTGGAAACGGTTCATATGGATAAAAAGATAATGGGTATTGAAATAACATCTCCTAGTTCTACTTTTAATTATGCTTTGGAATTATGA